A section of the Rattus norvegicus strain BN/NHsdMcwi chromosome 15, GRCr8, whole genome shotgun sequence genome encodes:
- the LOC134481932 gene encoding small integral membrane protein 14-like, with amino-acid sequence MTEGGFDPCECIYSHERAMRRLINLLRQSQSYCTNTECLRELPGPSGDSGISITVILMAWMVIAVLLFLLRPPNLRGFSLPGKPSSPHSGQVPPAPPVG; translated from the coding sequence ATGACTGAAGGAGGATTTGATCCCTGTGAATGTATTTACTCTCATGAACGCGCTATGAGAAGACTCATCAATCTGCTCCGGCAGTCCCAGTCCTATTGTACCAACACAGAATGCCTTCGGGAATTGCCAGGGCCCTCCGGTGACAGTGGCATCAGCATCACTGTGATCTTGATGGCCTGGATGGTGATCGCTGTGCTCCTCTTTCTACTGAGGCCTCCTAACCTGAGAGGCTTCAGCCTTCCTGGAAAGCCCTCCAGTCCTCACAGTGGACAGGTCCCGCCAGCCCCTCCTGTGGGCTAA